From the bacterium genome, the window ACGGACTCCCTATCCCGGGCCCGGCCGGGCGACTTGTCTCGAAACAGCGCCCGGCAGCTCGATTGACGTCCGCGATCGTGAGCGCGGCGCTCTCTTCCGCGAGAAGCCTGCAGATCCCATAGGCGCCTCCGGTACCGAGAGCCGCCTGGCCGACAAGTCGCCCGGCATCTCGTGGCATCACGATTGCGCCGATGAGCGCCCGCCACCGGCAGCTGTCAGGAACGTCTCAACGATCTTTCTCATTCGCTGGTGACCCAGTCGGTCGCCGGGAAGGGAACCGCCCATCTGATGCCTCTTTCTCCTACAGCCTTGGGGACGCCCGCTGCGGTTGACTCAGACGCCGGCTCCCCGACCTAACTCCACTCCCGTTCAGAGAGACTATCCGGTAAACGGGCGGTTGTCAACAGATGACCGTTGGCATACCATTGCGTGATGCCGGTTGGCCAAGGGAGGGCGACGAAGTCGCGTCGTTGGAGTCAGCGCCGGGCCCGTTGGGCCGGGAAAATGTTCGACTAATGGAGACGGCACTGAGGGTAGGGGTCTCTAGGGCCAGGCCTGGGCGTCAGCGAACGTGGTGGTGGCGATCACCTCGGGCGCGAAGGCAAACCCTGGCGGCCTACGTCTTCCTGAGTCCGTGGATCACCGGCTTCCTCATCTTCATCGCATACCCGATCGGCGCCACGCTCTATTACTCACTGACGAAATATCCGATCCTCGGCGACATCAGCTGGGTTGGACTCAAGAACTACTCGGTCCTGCTGCACGATGCCCTTTTCTGGCAATCACTCAAGGTCACGACGGCCTACAGCCTGATCGCGGTACCCGGCAGCATCGCCCTCGGTTACGGGATCGCGCTGCTGCTCAACCAGAAGGTCCGCTGGGTCGGAGTCTGGCGGACCCTGTATTTCCTGCCGTCAATCGTTCCGGCAATCGCGACTGCTTATCTGTGGTCCTGGATCCTCAACCCAGACTACGGACTTGTCAACGCGGGCTTGTTCAGCCTTCACCTGCCTCGCCCCGAATGGTTTGGCTCGACAACCTGGGTGTTGCCAGCCTTCATTCTCATGACCCTGTGGGGCTCGGGTGGGAACCTGGTCCTGTATCTGGCGGCGCTACAGCAAGTTCCCACTGCGCTCTACGAAGCAGCTCACATTGATGGCGCCGGCGCCTGGAACCGATTCGTCCACATCACGGTTCCGATGACGTCTCCAGTCCTGCTCTTCACGTTTCTGACCGGGGTGATCGGTTCCTTTCAGATCTTCACCGCGGCCTACGTGATCACCCGAGGCGGCCCGGATAACGCATCGCTGTTTTACGTCGTCTACCTGTTCAGAACCGGCTGGCAATACTTCCAAATGGGATATGCCTCAGCTCTTGCCTGGGTGCTGCTTGTGATGATGCTCGTACTCACCCTCATCACCTTGCGGGTGTCACGCCGGTTTGTTTATTACGACTACAGCGACTAGCAAGGAGGCGGAGATCAGCGCAACCCTCACTCGCGGCAAGCCTGGCTCGGGTCGGCGTCCGGCTCCCGGTCGCGTTGGCCGGCGCGCTCTCCTTTACTTGCTGATCGTCACTGGCGCGCTTCTGTTCTCGTTCCCATTTCTCTGGATGCTGTCAACCTCGTTGAAGTCGTCTCAGACCGTGTTCGACTTCCCACCGAGCATCATCCCCCCCACATTCCATTGGAACAACTACCCCGATGTTCTGAAGAGCTTTCCTTTCGCCCGCGGACTGACCAATACGCTGAGCATCGTCGTCGGTGTGGAGATTGGTCGACTCTTGAGCGTGCCTCTAGCAGCCTACGCATTTGCACGCTTCCAGTTCCCGCTGCGGGGACCGCTGTTCATCGTCGTCTTGGCAACCATGATGATGCCCGTCCAGGCGCTGCTGATCCCTCAGTATTTGATCTTTCGCAACTTCGGATGGTTGGATACCTATCTGCCCTTGACCATGCCGTCGCTGTTCGCCGGTGGCAGTCTAGGTGCGTTTTCCGTCTTCCTGCTCCGCCAATTCTTCCTGTCAATACCGCGCGAATATTCGGAGGCGGCGGAGCTGGACGGCTGCGGCTTCCTGCGGAACTACTGGCACATTATTCTGCCCATGTCCAAACCAGCTCTGGCGGTCGTCGCGATCTTCACCTTCATCCAGGAGTGGAATGATTTCTTCGGCCCTCTGATCTACCTTACCTCGTCAGATAAATTCACATTGGCCGTCAGCTTTCAGGCGTGGTCCCAAGTCCAGGCCAGCGGGCCCGGCTATACACCTCAGCCGTTCAACAACATCATGGCTGTGGCGGCATTGATCACGCTGGTCCCGATCGTCCTCTTTTTCTTGACCCAGCGCTTGTTCATCCGCGGCGTCGTCATGAGCGGTATGAAGGGTTGAGGTTTCTGGTCGGACCCCTCCGACTAGAGATGTTCGAGGATTGCGGCCCCGGTCTCCGCTTCAAACAGGTGCAGATGCTGGCGATCGAAACCCAGCCTGACTTGATCGCCAACCGCGACCCTTAGCGTCGGCTCGACGCGAGCCGTAAGCGCGTCAGCGCCGCAGGTTCCGTGGATGTACTGATCGGCGCCCAGTACCTCGATGACCTCGACCTCGAGCTCGACTACGGCCCCGTCCTGGAGCGGGTGCTCGGTAAGCGCCTCCGGGCGGATGCCCAGGATGGCGCGAGTGGCCGGCACCGGGCGCGGCAAGTCAACCGAGAAACCACTTGCCCTGGCGTTCCTGCCGTCGCTGATGGTGACTGGAACGAAGTTCATCGCCGGGCTGCCTATGAAACCGGCGACGTACATGTTGGCTGGCGTGTCGTAAATTTCGCGCGGCGGTGCGCATTGCTGGAGCACGCCATCTCGCATCACCGCTATCCGGTCGCCCATGGTCATGGCCTCGACCTGATCGTGGGTGACATAGATGAATGTGGTTCCCAACCTACGGTGCTGCTTTTGCAGCTCAACGCGGGTCTGCACGCGAAGCTTGGCGTCCAAGTTTGACAGCGGCTCGTCGAGCAGGAACACCTGCGGGTCCCTCACGATGGCACGGCCCAACGCGACCCGCTGGCGTTGGCCGCCAGAAAGTTCGCGCGGCTTGCGCCTGAGCATCGGCTCGAGCTCGAGCATCCTGGCCGCTGCCTGCACACGCCGCTCGATCTCCAGTTTCTTGGTTCCGCGCATCTTCAGTCCGAAGGCCATGTTCTCGTAGACCGATTTGTGTGGGTAAAGGGCGTACGACTGAAAGACCATCGCGATGTTCCGATCGCGTGGCGGCACATCCGTTATCTCGCGCTCGCCGAGCCTGATGCTTCCCTCGGTCGGGTCTTCGAACCCGGCCAGCATGCGTAGCGCTGTCGATTTGCCGCATCCGGAAGGACCAACCAGGACCATGAACTCGCCGTCTTTGACGTGGAGAGAGAAGTCTCGTACAGCGGCGGTATCGGTTCCGAACCATTTGCTCACGTTTTCGTAGGTCACTGATGCCATCTCACTCGCTCCTCTGGCAGCCCTAAGGCCGAACACAAATCGACGGCGATTCTGGGTCGGGTCATTGACCGAAACCGAGATCACGGAGGTATCTGTAGGTGCGTGTTGCGATCGGCAATGGCTTGTCCGGTGCCGCCGGATACATGTCCTGCTCCACGATCCCAAAGCCGTCGTACTCAACCTCCTCAAGCACGTCCCGCAGAAGCGTGAAGTCAACCGCTCCTCTTGATGGTTCGACGAACACGTCCATGGCCACGGCTTCGGCGAAAGTCTTGTGCTCCTCCTCCACCAGCTTCTGAACTTCGCGGTCGACATTCTTCAGATGGAGGTACGGAATCCTTGCATGATGCCGGCGCAACAGCGCAATCGGGTCCCCGCCACGGTAGGCATGGTGTCCGATGTCCAGACACAAACCGATCCGCGGATCCGCCTCCAGCAGAAAGCGCTCGACTTGGCTCTCGTATTCGA encodes:
- a CDS encoding sugar ABC transporter permease, whose translation is METALRVGVSRARPGRQRTWWWRSPRARRQTLAAYVFLSPWITGFLIFIAYPIGATLYYSLTKYPILGDISWVGLKNYSVLLHDALFWQSLKVTTAYSLIAVPGSIALGYGIALLLNQKVRWVGVWRTLYFLPSIVPAIATAYLWSWILNPDYGLVNAGLFSLHLPRPEWFGSTTWVLPAFILMTLWGSGGNLVLYLAALQQVPTALYEAAHIDGAGAWNRFVHITVPMTSPVLLFTFLTGVIGSFQIFTAAYVITRGGPDNASLFYVVYLFRTGWQYFQMGYASALAWVLLVMMLVLTLITLRVSRRFVYYDYSD
- the ugpC gene encoding sn-glycerol-3-phosphate ABC transporter ATP-binding protein UgpC; this encodes MASVTYENVSKWFGTDTAAVRDFSLHVKDGEFMVLVGPSGCGKSTALRMLAGFEDPTEGSIRLGEREITDVPPRDRNIAMVFQSYALYPHKSVYENMAFGLKMRGTKKLEIERRVQAAARMLELEPMLRRKPRELSGGQRQRVALGRAIVRDPQVFLLDEPLSNLDAKLRVQTRVELQKQHRRLGTTFIYVTHDQVEAMTMGDRIAVMRDGVLQQCAPPREIYDTPANMYVAGFIGSPAMNFVPVTISDGRNARASGFSVDLPRPVPATRAILGIRPEALTEHPLQDGAVVELEVEVIEVLGADQYIHGTCGADALTARVEPTLRVAVGDQVRLGFDRQHLHLFEAETGAAILEHL
- a CDS encoding carbohydrate ABC transporter permease gives rise to the protein MLIVTGALLFSFPFLWMLSTSLKSSQTVFDFPPSIIPPTFHWNNYPDVLKSFPFARGLTNTLSIVVGVEIGRLLSVPLAAYAFARFQFPLRGPLFIVVLATMMMPVQALLIPQYLIFRNFGWLDTYLPLTMPSLFAGGSLGAFSVFLLRQFFLSIPREYSEAAELDGCGFLRNYWHIILPMSKPALAVVAIFTFIQEWNDFFGPLIYLTSSDKFTLAVSFQAWSQVQASGPGYTPQPFNNIMAVAALITLVPIVLFFLTQRLFIRGVVMSGMKG